A genomic stretch from Procambarus clarkii isolate CNS0578487 chromosome 14, FALCON_Pclarkii_2.0, whole genome shotgun sequence includes:
- the LOC123769756 gene encoding gamma-interferon-inducible lysosomal thiol reductase, which translates to MGSGGAGAKPHLLLLLLLLLHLSSVIASSAEPEAVKVKVLVFYESLCPDSRRFILNQLYPAWPDLKNITELDIYSYGKAVEYGEGADYNHKCQHGYRECQANTMLTCAKKYINDSDQFLDFARCVMYRFSGIDSGPVCANETCVEWSGIEKCYSGQEGHLLQHQVGLLQATLQPRLDYVPWILINNKFTREQLTAAQEDLRTAVCEAYQGTKPSSCQT; encoded by the exons ATGGGGTCTGGCGGTGCAGGTGCCAAGCcacacctgttgctgctgctgctgctgctgctacacctgTCAAGCGTTATTGCCTCTTCTGCTGAACCA GAGGCGGTGAaggtgaaggtgttggtgttcTACGAGAGTCTCTGTCCAGACAGTCGACGTTTTATCTTGAACCAGCTCTACCCAGCGTGGCCAGACCTCAAGAACATCACGGAACTGGACATCTACTCCTATGGAAAGGCAGTG GAATATGGTGAGGGTGCTGACTACAACCACAAGTGCCAGCATGGCTACAGGGAGTGCCAGGCCAACACCATGCTAACATGTGCCAAGAAGTACATCAACGATAGTGACCAATTTCTCGACTTCGCAAGATGCGTCATGTATAGGTTCTCGGGGATTGACTCCGGGCCTGTG TGTGCCAATGAGACGTGTGTGGAGTGGAGTGGTATAGAGAAGTGTTACTCGGGGCAAGAGGGTCACCTTCTGCAACACCAGGTGGGCCTCCTGCAGGCTACTCTACAACCCAGGCTTGACTACGTCCCTTGGATTCTCATCAACAAT AAATTCACAAGAGAGCAACTGACTGCTGCCCAGGAAGATCTGCGAACAGCGGTATGTGAAGCCTACCAGGGGACCAAACCCAGCAGCTGccaaacttaa